Genomic segment of Candidatus Dependentiae bacterium:
TCTGTGGCGGGAGATAAAAATTCATAGACATGGGAAGTTACGGTAGAGGTTTTGAGTGCTATCTTTTGGATAGTATGCTTAAATTTTTTATATTTTTCACTGATTATTTCTGCATTTGTGTCATTTATCTGTGCGAGAATGTGGTTTTGTGAAATTAACGGATGTGAATTTGGTTCGTGTTTTTGGGTTTTGCTAGCGACTTGTTTTTGGGAAATTTGAGCGCTGTAAAAATGGTAACTAAAAAAAGAACACAACAATAAGCAGGCTGGTAGGGTGATTGTCAGGAGTATTTGTCTCATGTTTATCGGCTAATTTACTCGATTTATTTTATTCACACATTAACAACTCTTTGAAGTGACTAACAATACATTTAACTACCAAATATTGGTTTTTGTAATGGTTATTTGGTGATGAAAAAGAAAAATGGGGCAATAAACTGCCCCATTTTTTGTTGGTCTTTGTTTAGTCCGAGATGTTTTTAGTCGTTATTTGATGAATCTTCTTCAGTGTCTGTTTCGACTTCTTCGATTGATTCATCGTTATTACTTGAGGATGTTGTTTTTTCTATCGTATTGCAGGGGGTGCAGATAAAAAAACTTTTGATCCAGTTTATAAATGATGTAGCGTAGTTTTCGATTGATTGAACAAAAGACTCTTCTTTGTACTCTTGCTGAGTACGTGACTGAGTCGTAGGTTGTTCTTGTTTTGTATAGCAGCTGTTATCGCTTGAGCAACATTCATCATATTCATCTTGCAAAAGAGCTGTGTTTTGAACTTTTTTTGAACTTTTTTTCGCTTGTACGTATGGAGCTGCAAGCGCGATAATAAGCATTAATTTAATTAAATTTTTCATAAGAGATTCTTTTTTGGACTAGGGTTGAGATTATTCTTTTTCGGTATTAGTTTGCGCTTCTGTCGAAATTGATGCTTGTTCATCAAGTCCTTTGATTACCCCATCTTCCCATTCTTGAAAGGCCTTGTTGAATTTATTTTGAGACTCTGCCTGGTCAAGCATAACTTTTTGGAGAGCTTCAAATTGTTTAATGGTGATGGTAAATCCTAATTGGTCGTCAGAGGCTTCCGGTTGTGTTGCGGTTGCTTCTTCGGTTTGAGTTTCTTCAGTTGTTTCTGTAGTTTGAGCTTCTTCTTCTGAAAATACAGGGCTAATCGTGACAAAGAGAAATGCGAGCATTCCAATAGATAAGATTTTTGATTGTGTGAATAAAGATTTCATATCTTTTTCCTTCTAAGATAGTGGTTTTTTTGTACCAACCTATTTTTATTGTACAGTGGGTTGATAGTTGGAGTAAATATTTCAGGTGGAAAAGCTTAAGAGTCTCTGGTGTTATTAATTTTTATTCCATGAAGGGTGAGTTGGAATAATATTTGAGCGAATAAGGGTTTCAACAATTTCCAGGGTACACGTCCTAAGATTGAGTTTTTTGTTGGGATATTGATTTGCTTGTACGGAGGTTTCGTTTTCGCTGTCATGTACTGGGGCAAATGATTTAAAAACGATTTGTTTTAAAGCGTTTTCTAAGAAAAAAGCGCCTAATATTTTGCCAAACTCCAGAGGACTATCAAGCTCGTCGAAAACAAAAATTGCAGAATATGTATGAAGAATTCGTAGTAATGGTTCTTTTTTGAGAGGCTTAAGCGTGTGAATGCTTATTGTGGATGCAGAATATCCGTAGGCTTCTAGATTTGTTTTTACAATATGAGCTGCTTCAAGAGCGCTTCCGATACCAATACATGCGATTTGTGATCCCTGGGCGTATGTAAACGGCTCAAAAAGAGCAGGAAGTTCTTTGTTTTTGGGTTCAAGCGAGACTGGTTGTAGTGTATTTAAATGAATATAAAATGGACGTCTGGCTAAAAAAGCAGAAAAAAGAAGTGCGCTGCATTCTTGTTTTGTCGCTGGGGCTAAAATGCTTAAATTGGGAATTGTCTGGGCAAGTGCCAGTTCTGGCCGAAAACTTCCCCATGGTAACGAATTTGACGGTAGGCCTATGATAATTATTTGAAATGTCTTGTATCCAAGATCATTTACGATTTGCTCGTACCATCGGGTTACAAATTGCGGCATTGGAACACACACTATTACCGCTTTATTTTTGTTTAAAAGAGCCATGCATAATGAAAGAACAGTTGTTTCTTTGTGAGAGCTGTCGATAAATCTTGATGGAAAATCGCTTAAGAATTTTTCAAATTCTACATTATGTACGGCGCTTCCTATGCAAACAAGGTGATCGTTTTTATGCATTAAGTCGTAAATAGCGGTAAAAAGTGTAGTGATCATTATGATTTATATTCCTGATGGTGTTTTAAGAGTTTGAAATGCTCATTTTTTGATCCTTTTGTGTCGAAATATAATATGAATTGTTTTTTAAAAACCATTCATATGTTTCTTTTATACCAAGCTTAAAGTCTTTTTGTGGAGGTAAAAAACTTTCAAAAAATGAGTTAGTTATAGTTTGATCAGAGTAACATAATTGAGAAGATTCAATAATATTTGCCGATTCAGAAAGAAGGCTCCATTCGACTTGAGTTGGCTGTAAACAAGTTTCTTCAAACATTTGCACAACATCACGTAGCTTTCTGGAGATTCCAGATCCGGCATTAAATATAAATTGATTATTTGGTGTGTGTTGAGCAATCGCTATGTAAATGTTAACAATGTCTGAAATGTGAATAAAGTCGTACGATGCGTTTGCATAATAATTATTAAAATTTACTGATGTGAGCGTGCTTGAAAACAGCTTTGTAAGAAATGATTGGCTGCTTTGATATAAGCCGTATGGAACAAAAGATCTGACGGTATATATTGGAAGATTAAAGAGGCGAGCTTCTTTGAGGCAATGCATTGTTGCTGCTGCTTTTGCGATTCCATAATGCGACAGAGCTTCTGTTGGCTGTGTTTCAGCAAGTGCAGATGATCGTCTTCCATATTCTTGGTACGAACCAGAATTAATAAAGCACGAAAACCCAACTTGTTTAGCTTGTTGGATTAAAATGAGAAGATTGAAGAAATTTTGATCATAAATTTCATCAATTTCTCCGCTACCGATAGTTTCGCCATGCGAAATAGCCGAAATAATAACTGAAGCTTTTATTTTATTTAGTACATCAAAAACATCTTCTTCATTGGAAAGATCAACGGTATGCATTTTTATAGAAAGCATTACGTCGTGGATTCGCCATAAATTAAGAGAACTTTGCACAATAATATGTACCTCTTTGCCGTCTTTTACGAGTCTGCGAACAAGATGTGCACCAATAAAAGTATCTCCACCAACGATAAGGTACCGCTTCATGCTCCCCGCTCCTTCTGCGTACGTACGTTTGTATTTTTGATAATTTTTTGAGTTTTTTTATTTTGATTCAGTAGGTAGTTTATCGGGGTTTTAGTCTAATGTCATACGATTGATATTATTTAATCGGTTTGATTTTGTATCAAAGACCAGATTGTTTTGGATGTTGGGGTAATTGATCTTGAAGGAGTTTTACGTATAAGCCATCTGCTTTTTGCATTAAATAGTCGTGATGTCCATCCTCAATAATAGTTCCTTTTTCAAAAACCAATATTCGATCCATATGAATGAGTGTTGAAAATTTATGAACAATTATTATTGTTGTTTTTCCTTTTATGAAATTATCTAATGTTTTTTGAATCCGAAATTCAGTAATTCCATCAAGTGAAGCGGTTGCTTCATCGAGTATAATAATTGGCGTGTCTCGTATAAAAATCCTTGCAAGAATGATTCGTTGAGCTTGTCCATGAGAGAGACTTATATCGTGCTCACCAATAATTGTTTCGTATCCGAATGGGAGTTTTACAATAAATGAATGAGCTTCAGCTTTTTTTGCAGCTTTAATTATTTCTTCGTCTGATGCATTAAGTTTTCCATACCCAATATTTTCTTTGATACTTCGGTGAAATAAGAAGGGGGATTGTGGAACAACGCTGATTGCCCCATGAAGAGATTCTTGAGTGAC
This window contains:
- a CDS encoding NAD(P)-dependent oxidoreductase, translating into MKRYLIVGGDTFIGAHLVRRLVKDGKEVHIIVQSSLNLWRIHDVMLSIKMHTVDLSNEEDVFDVLNKIKASVIISAISHGETIGSGEIDEIYDQNFFNLLILIQQAKQVGFSCFINSGSYQEYGRRSSALAETQPTEALSHYGIAKAAATMHCLKEARLFNLPIYTVRSFVPYGLYQSSQSFLTKLFSSTLTSVNFNNYYANASYDFIHISDIVNIYIAIAQHTPNNQFIFNAGSGISRKLRDVVQMFEETCLQPTQVEWSLLSESANIIESSQLCYSDQTITNSFFESFLPPQKDFKLGIKETYEWFLKNNSYYISTQKDQKMSISNS